Part of the Zingiber officinale cultivar Zhangliang chromosome 8A, Zo_v1.1, whole genome shotgun sequence genome, GGAGAAGCTTTCTTCCTCTCATGCGCCTCGTCGCCGCCGACGCCGATGCCAGTCGCCGGCCGCTCCCCTCCTCCTCTCGTCTACCTCCTTTCCTCCGGCCTCTTCACGCCCGCGCCGTCATAGGAAGAGGAGGTGGGGTTTCCTGCCGCCACCCTCGCAACAACGAAGGCTAGGGTCACCTCGCCGCCTCCACCAGAGATCGCCGATACACTGGCAATTCATATCCCTCCAGGTCGCTCTTGGACGACACCGCCGCTGCCATTATCTTACACCAATGACACTACCTCCTCTTCACGTCACAGTCGTCGTCGCTCCTCCCCTCACCGACGCTGACGCCACTGAAGAGGATTGCCGCTGTCGCCTCCTCCCGCGACCGTCGGCGCCACCTCCAGCAGTTGCTGCAGAGTCTAGCAATCACCGCAGGCACCTCTAGTGGTCGCTGCCGCCCTCCGACGCCACCTCCAGCGACAACCACCGGCCGACCCATGGACATCGTCGGTGGCACAGCGCCATCGTCGTTGTTGGCACTCTTATCGCCAAATCCGACCATCCAGCGCCGCTGCCACGTTCGCGACGCCTGTCCAGCTCTCGAGTTGCGCTTTCATACACTTTGGATGCCGATTCGATATTCGATCTATGCCAGTGTACGATTTCGGAGATGATCTGGCTCTCGAGCCACCGCTGATCCAACCTTTGGGTTACTGCTATTGCACTCTACCTGTGTGATATGTGTTTTGCCCTATGTACTGTGTTCCGGCCACATTGCCATTGTGTTTCGTATCTCTATTATGATTGTGAGTTATTAGTATTatccgacctgcgtgtcgtgtcccggcctgcgagCCGCTATAGTATTCCGGCTCAGGAGTCGTCGTCATATTTTGGCCGACATGCTGCCTCTTGGATCCATGCTGCACCGGATTCCATGTCGTCACCCCCAGATCCGGCTCCTCAGCGGTCTCACATTCATCTACTCTTCAGGGTCGCAACGACTCGATGAGCATCGCGACCAGCTCATCGATCCATCGAGGGCGCCCCGAGACTAGGGTACGCCACTGTACTCATCCTGTGTTTATTTCATTGGTCTACTATTATTCGACTGCTCACATATTCATGGGAcccgcctcgagcatcgaggtaccggGGATCGGGGCAACCCGATCGTTGGTTGCAGGTATTGTTAACCGGAAGGCCTCTGATGACTTGATCAACACAGAAGACAGTTCACCATCCaagtcatggggatgcggtcaacattctagCCACGTCACACCGACAGTTCCATTTTCAAAAGCATGGTTCTATTCAAAAGCAATCTAACTTTAACCAAGGATAAATGATACGAAGTACAactgaaaataataaaaagaagaagaaccaCTACTCGCTTAGGTAGGAGGGGACTCGAGGCGGCGGCAGGAGAGGGGAGAGAGCAGCGCTCGGCGATGGAGAGAGTTGAGCTTCGTGAGGGAGAGAGCAGCAGATCTCAGATCTCGACGAGGAAGAGAGCAGCAGATCTCAGATCTCGGCGAGGGCAAGAGCTGGCAAGGGAGAGACCAGTAGATCTCATATCTCGGCGAGGGCGAGAGCTGGCGAGGGAGAGACCAGCAGATCTCATATCTCGGCGAGGGCGAGGGAGAGAGCAGCAGATCTCAGATGTCGGCGAGGGAGAGAGCGGCGAGAGCAACGATCAGCGAGGGAGAGAGTAGATCTCGGGGACGGGAGAGAGAAGCGCTAGGGTTGAGGAGGTGGCTtgcgtttttttgttttttttcctcctgcgctgttttttctttttttctcaggCACTGCTTTCTTTCGTTCATTTTCATTTCACCGCAGCTGATGTGGACGGCACCGCACGACGCCGCAACATAAGCATCGAAGCACAAAaattctttctctctctctctctatatatatatatatttatttatttataaccgTTTTAAATTAAAAGTTATATGAATTTAAAaggtaaattttataaaaatatcccATGTAACTTCCGTTTATtgctaataaaaaaaaagaatatttctttgataatattttcttataaaaaaatACGGTTTTAATTGTTGCCTATAATAATTTTATGTAAAAAAACGGTTGACAGCCCAGCAATCATAATTTCCTCCTTCGTTAGGAATAATTACTTAGTCTAATAACAGAGGAAGCAAGAGATGATGTTTATTGATAATTTAGCATAAGAATTAGTGAATTATTGTAACGGCGTTACAAAATTTTGTAATGGCTGTTCTCCATCAGCGTAACCAGTTTTATTATGCGACTGCGCTGCTCGTCGATTTCTGGAAGCTCGAGTGGTAGTGGAAGACCAGCCAAAGGAAAACCCTAACCAACGATTTCCATATCGATCGAATCGAGAAGCTCAAATCTCCACAGATTCTACTTGGGGAAGCGATGGAGCGATCGCGCTCCAAGCGGAGCTACCACCACGACCTCGACGCCCACTCCCCGAGCCCTCCCCCTCGATCCAAGTCCCGCTACGACGGCGGCAGCGGAGGACACCACCGGCGCGGAAACCACTACCGGCGGAGCGGTGATCGCCGCGGCCCGCCCCCACCTCCGCCTCtaccaccgccgccgccgcccccgCCAACACTCCCCTCCTCTTCCACCCTCTCCCCCTCCCCCAAGCTCCAGGACGGCCCCCACAGCGCGGCCACTGTCACCACCTTCTTCCGCATCCTGTGCCCTGATACCAAGGCCGGCGGCGTCATCGGCAAGTACGGCAGCATTATCAAGGCCTTCCGGCAGGAGACCGGCGCGTGGATCAACGTTCACCAGCTGGTCCCCGGTGACGACGAGAGGATAATTGAGACGTTGGACGATCGGAGGAAGGAGCTGGATGGTCGCCCACCCCAGTACTCGCCAGCGGAGGACGCTCTGCGGATGATCCATGAGCGGATCGTGGACGCCGAGTTTGAATTCGGAGACGGCAATGAGGATGAAGCGTATGGCAGCGGTGGGGCAGGGTGGGGAGGTGGGGATAGGGATCGAGGAAGGATTACAACGAGGCTGGTTGTGCCGAGAACTCATGTGGGTTGCTTGTTGGGGAGGGGAGGGAAGATAATTGAGCAGATGAGGATGGAAACCAATACCCACATCCGAATTTTGCCACGGGATCAGTACACTCCTCGATGTGTCACAGTTGCAGAGGAGGTAGTTCAGGTGACATTACCAACGTTGATACTCATGTTTTTATCATGCTGATCTGTAGCTGCAGAGTTTTGATACCTATTCTTGAGTCAGCAATGTTCCTAAATGTGATATGTCCATATAATATAACTTTTCTCCAAAATGTACTTGGAAAACATAGCCAGATACCTTGACTGCGCTACTCTCATGAGCTTTCATTGAACAATAATGGTTTAAGTTCCTGAGTTGAGTATATGTAGTGACATGCTTGGGATGAAATGGTTGAAGTTAAAATGAGGTTCTGAACTGTTTTTTAAAAAGCTTTCCTGTTTAATGCCTTTGTACGTAATGTACAAGACAGTTCACACTATTTCTAGTTGGTGTTCTTATTGgagattttgaaaactaataaatGTTTCTATATCCCTTTTACGCGAGATGTAATGCTCaactaaataatttatattgtgaTTTAGTTTGAGTGACTGATTTTTTACTTATTTTATGATGTTGCATTGCCATTTgcattcattttttatttttgttctgTACTATTTTTCAATATTCCATTGTAAGAAAACAGTGGCAAGACTCCATTATATGGATGATCCAAGATGTCTTATCCTGCTTTACTATTTGCGGCAACCAATTCTTATTTCTTCTTTAGTTGAAATTCATAGTTTAacagtatttttaatttttatcatctccgttttttttttttgcagattGTTGGAGAGGGAAATTGTGTGAAAAAAGCTGTAGCCATCGTATTATCTCGTTTAAAGGAGAGCTTACATCGTGATCGTGGTCCTTCCCGTGGACGAACATATTCACCAGAGCGCTATGATGAGTTTGTAAGTAATACACCACATCTATCAGGCGCTGAAGAATCTCTTTTGGCTTCACGATCCTCAGCTGGATTAGATCGATCAAGAAATAACTCATACGCTTTGGACCATCATGGATACTCATTTGATTCAGATGCTAATCATGTGAATGACCAATCACAAACATTATCCTTTGAGGAGCTTGTATTCCGTATTCTTTGTCCCAATGATAAAGTTGAAAGGATCATTGGACTTTCAAGTGGAATTATTGAAATGTTGCAAGCTGATGTGGGTGTGGATGTGCAAGTTTCTGATCCTGTGCCAGGTTCAGATGAATGCATTATAACTATTACTTCTGATGAGGTAGAAATGAACTGTTTATGCTATTCATGCACAAATTCCAatatctcctttttttttcttagtgGAAACTAGCCTCATTTATGAGTGTAAATTGATTTTAGAGTAAAAGAACTGTTTATGATATTCATGCACAAATTATGCTGCTTGAGAGATGTATCTTTTTAATTCACATGTGACATGCCATTTTAAGAAgttcatgtgttcaatgattATACATAATCGCTAGAGATAGCCACGCTGAAGTATGCCAAATTAGCCATGTTTTGCAGTCCTGTTGCATGTCTTATGCTTAATACCTTTTGCTTACATGTGAATTTATCAGCACCAAGGTAATATTTTATTGTATGAAACTTTTTAGTATGATGTTTTACTAAGGAGTTTA contains:
- the LOC122009173 gene encoding RNA-binding KH domain-containing protein RCF3-like isoform X1, coding for MERSRSKRSYHHDLDAHSPSPPPRSKSRYDGGSGGHHRRGNHYRRSGDRRGPPPPPPLPPPPPPPPTLPSSSTLSPSPKLQDGPHSAATVTTFFRILCPDTKAGGVIGKYGSIIKAFRQETGAWINVHQLVPGDDERIIETLDDRRKELDGRPPQYSPAEDALRMIHERIVDAEFEFGDGNEDEAYGSGGAGWGGGDRDRGRITTRLVVPRTHVGCLLGRGGKIIEQMRMETNTHIRILPRDQYTPRCVTVAEEVVQIVGEGNCVKKAVAIVLSRLKESLHRDRGPSRGRTYSPERYDEFVSNTPHLSGAEESLLASRSSAGLDRSRNNSYALDHHGYSFDSDANHVNDQSQTLSFEELVFRILCPNDKVERIIGLSSGIIEMLQADVGVDVQVSDPVPGSDECIITITSDEGSDADLFPAQEALLHIQTKIVDLGPDKDNVITTRLLVPTCEIISLEGFDGLLSDIQRLTSANIQILPKEDLPTCAMEADELVQIVGEIREARNALIQVTAKLRDYLYQDNSAPKSTLPLSFAAPSHAGIIAGKECNSPAKASPHESYQGSDPQTEIQNMHVVIGTRHSKYDTGFPSVSDQKESNASDEGRQSGVRRFNVPLVTKSTLEVTIPDQAVPSLIMRSGNKLAQISEMSGASITVIEDRPEQSGKIVQISGSPEQAEKAQSLLMGFILSTLPLWYLQRWLCSFALPSCGCSPQMCRCSRYKGNPRHLEMAHTCTEASQIWEVFKVIDGVLLYIGVFLVFY
- the LOC122009173 gene encoding RNA-binding KH domain-containing protein RCF3-like isoform X2, which codes for MERSRSKRSYHHDLDAHSPSPPPRSKSRYDGGSGGHHRRGNHYRRSGDRRGPPPPPPLPPPPPPPPTLPSSSTLSPSPKLQDGPHSAATVTTFFRILCPDTKAGGVIGKYGSIIKAFRQETGAWINVHQLVPGDDERIIETLDDRRKELDGRPPQYSPAEDALRMIHERIVDAEFEFGDGNEDEAYGSGGAGWGGGDRDRGRITTRLVVPRTHVGCLLGRGGKIIEQMRMETNTHIRILPRDQYTPRCVTVAEEVVQIVGEGNCVKKAVAIVLSRLKESLHRDRGPSRGRTYSPERYDEFVSNTPHLSGAEESLLASRSSAGLDRSRNNSYALDHHGYSFDSDANHVNDQSQTLSFEELVFRILCPNDKVERIIGLSSGIIEMLQADVGVDVQVSDPVPGSDECIITITSDEGSDADLFPAQEALLHIQTKIVDLGPDKDNVITTRLLVPTCEIISLEGFDGLLSDIQRLTSANIQILPKEDLPTCAMEADELVQIVGEIREARNALIQVTAKLRDYLYQDNSAPKSTLPLSFAAPSHAGIIAGKECNSPAKASPHESYQGSDPQTEIQNMHVVIGTRHSKYDTGFPSVSDQKESNASDEGRQSGVRRFNVPLVTKSTLEVTIPDQAVPSLIMRSGNKLAQISEMSGASITVIEDRPEQSGKIVQISGSPEQAEKAQSLLMGFILSTQDDIPSNQSKQ